One stretch of Chryseobacterium indologenes DNA includes these proteins:
- a CDS encoding isoaspartyl peptidase/L-asparaginase family protein translates to MNNNRRSFIKKLGIATAALAVNPLDLMAKELPENNRVTNKPIVLSTWNFGIKANEEAWTVLGKGGKGLDAVEKGVRLVELDPKERSVGYGGRPDRDGRVTLDACIMDDNYNIGSVACIENIKNPISVARAVMEKTPHVMLVGDGALQFALSQGFKKENLLTEESEKEWKEWLKTSQYKPIANIENHDTIGMIALDAHGNLSGACTTSGMAFKMHGRVGDSPIIGAGLFVDNEVGAATATGHGEEVIRTVGTHLVVELMRQGRTPQQACKEAVDRIVKINQRRNKNLKDIQVGFIAINKKGEYGAYCIQDGFNFAVYDQKGNRLETPEFAVK, encoded by the coding sequence ATGAACAATAACCGAAGAAGTTTTATCAAAAAACTGGGAATCGCAACTGCGGCACTCGCTGTAAATCCATTGGATCTGATGGCGAAAGAATTGCCTGAAAATAATAGAGTTACCAATAAACCTATCGTTCTTTCAACCTGGAATTTCGGTATTAAAGCCAATGAAGAAGCCTGGACAGTTCTTGGAAAAGGAGGGAAAGGACTGGATGCTGTTGAAAAAGGAGTGAGGCTGGTAGAATTGGATCCCAAAGAAAGAAGTGTCGGTTATGGCGGCCGCCCTGATAGAGATGGAAGGGTGACATTAGATGCCTGTATTATGGATGATAACTACAATATCGGTTCAGTGGCCTGTATTGAGAATATTAAAAATCCTATCTCCGTAGCCAGAGCTGTGATGGAAAAAACACCTCACGTAATGTTAGTAGGAGATGGTGCATTACAGTTTGCCCTTTCCCAAGGTTTCAAAAAAGAAAACCTTCTTACGGAAGAATCCGAAAAAGAATGGAAAGAATGGCTGAAAACAAGTCAGTATAAACCCATTGCCAATATTGAAAATCACGATACCATAGGAATGATTGCCCTTGATGCTCATGGAAACCTTTCCGGAGCCTGCACTACAAGTGGAATGGCTTTCAAAATGCACGGAAGAGTAGGAGATTCTCCCATTATCGGAGCAGGTTTATTTGTAGACAACGAAGTAGGAGCAGCTACGGCAACGGGACACGGTGAAGAAGTGATCAGAACAGTAGGAACTCATCTTGTGGTAGAGCTGATGAGACAGGGAAGAACCCCGCAACAAGCCTGTAAAGAAGCAGTAGACCGAATTGTAAAGATCAATCAGAGAAGAAATAAAAACCTTAAAGACATTCAGGTGGGCTTTATTGCTATCAATAAAAAAGGAGAATACGGAGCTTACTGTATTCAGGACGGATTTAACTTTGCCGTATACGATCAGAAAGGAAATCGCCTTGAAACCCCTGAATTTGCAGTAAAATAA
- a CDS encoding copper homeostasis protein CutC has translation MSKIEIACFNPESAIIAFENGADRIELCAGLSEGGTTPDFEDTKRLREKINIPIFVMIRPRGGDFTYSDAEFEQMKSDLTALKSLNVDGFVFGILDENDEVNIGQNKALIELASPLPCTFHRAFDRTKGLEESLEKVIECGFTTILTSGQKPNVSEGKENLKKLVALSNGRIEILVGGGLRSSNIEDIREATKAGYFHSSAITDGGSFANPDEVVALKNK, from the coding sequence ATGTCGAAAATAGAAATAGCATGCTTTAACCCTGAATCAGCAATAATAGCTTTTGAAAACGGAGCAGACAGAATAGAACTTTGTGCCGGATTAAGTGAAGGAGGTACCACTCCTGATTTTGAAGATACAAAAAGGTTAAGAGAAAAGATAAACATTCCAATCTTTGTCATGATCCGCCCAAGAGGTGGAGATTTTACCTATTCAGATGCTGAATTTGAGCAGATGAAATCAGATCTAACTGCATTAAAATCATTAAATGTTGATGGTTTCGTATTCGGTATTCTGGATGAAAATGATGAGGTGAATATTGGGCAAAATAAGGCTTTGATTGAATTGGCTTCGCCACTTCCATGTACATTTCACCGTGCCTTCGACAGGACAAAAGGCTTGGAGGAATCTTTAGAAAAAGTGATTGAATGTGGTTTTACAACCATTCTCACATCAGGTCAGAAACCCAATGTATCTGAAGGCAAAGAAAACCTGAAAAAATTAGTAGCTCTTTCCAACGGAAGAATTGAAATTCTTGTTGGCGGTGGTCTCCGTTCCTCAAATATTGAAGACATCAGAGAAGCTACAAAAGCTGGTTATTTTCATTCTTCTGCCATTACGGATGGTGGCTCTTTTGCCAATCCAGATGAGGTGGTAGCTTTGAAGAATAAATAA
- a CDS encoding GxxExxY protein, translated as MTENELSYKIIGAAIEVHKNLGVGLLESAYETALAYELRTMNLNVKQQIVLPLQYKEVTIENAYKIDLIVEDKVIVEVKSVLELHSIFSAQVLTYLKQTDMKLGLLINFNSELIKYGIHRIVNKIIDA; from the coding sequence ATGACAGAAAACGAATTATCTTACAAAATAATAGGAGCCGCTATAGAAGTTCATAAAAACTTAGGCGTCGGATTATTAGAAAGTGCATATGAAACAGCTTTAGCTTATGAATTAAGAACAATGAATCTTAATGTAAAGCAACAAATCGTTTTACCATTACAATACAAAGAGGTTACCATAGAAAATGCATATAAAATTGATCTCATTGTAGAAGATAAAGTGATTGTAGAAGTGAAATCTGTATTAGAACTCCATTCTATTTTCAGTGCTCAGGTATTGACTTATTTAAAGCAGACCGATATGAAACTCGGTCTTCTTATTAATTTTAATAGTGAACTCATTAAATATGGAATTCACAGGATTGTAAATAAAATTATTGATGCGTAA
- a CDS encoding beta-mannosidase: MRKTLLFAFILIQNVLFAQYSERSLASENWQFKNSKDKNWLPAKVPGTVHLDLMNNKVIPDPFKDENEKKVQWVENEDWDYQTSFEISLKEFDYDNIDLVFNGLDTFSEIYLNGKLLKKTNNMFRTWEIPVKEYLKQGSNLLQVKFKSAVNEGKELAKKVPFTMPESPRSFVRKAQYQFGWDWGPRLVTAGIWKDVKLEFWRNAKVKNVQVQQKSLSDIEAEISFNMNIFAEEEGEYFTWFNLNRGMHKFHLNKGLNTIILPYKIKDPKRWQPNGRGKPDVYTTKISLYKKGGRIIRDINVTYGLRDIELIQEKDEKGKSFYFKVNGNPLYIKGTNWIPADSFSPRITKEKYQKLIKAAKDANMNMIRIWGGGIYEDEEFYKACDENGILVWQDFMFAGSFYPANNEFLDNVKEEVKDQINRLQNHPSIALWCGNNEIDEAIVNWGYQKQFKYSKEDSLQVWKDYKKVFHEVIPNMMKQNLTPDKNLYWPSSPSIGWGHKESLTEGDSHYWGVWWGEQPFEIYNEKIGRFMSEYGFQGMPTLATTKSMFSGVSDLDLQTPTIKAHEKHARGWEIIDKYMEQDYKIPRGFVKYNYVSQLLQARGMQIAIEAHRRAKPYNMGTLSWQLNDCWPVVSWSSIDYLGNWKAFHYQSKRSFEPILSSVAEGDKTYEIYLISDLLKEIKADVKFELIDFEGKLLWKSNVIKNLKADVSENIFTINKADWAKFDLSKAVLKISSNSENAKFEKLFFPTKPKDLKLSKPNIIIKKISPTEIEISTDILAKDLYFIGDAHFSDNFFDLLPGTSKRIILSRSLEKVEAMSLFDTF, from the coding sequence ATGCGTAAAACTTTACTTTTTGCCTTTATTCTCATTCAGAATGTTCTTTTTGCACAGTATTCAGAGAGAAGTCTTGCTTCTGAAAACTGGCAGTTTAAGAATTCAAAAGATAAAAACTGGCTTCCTGCCAAGGTTCCTGGAACGGTTCACCTGGATCTGATGAATAATAAAGTTATTCCTGATCCTTTTAAAGATGAAAATGAGAAAAAAGTTCAATGGGTAGAAAATGAAGATTGGGATTACCAGACCAGTTTTGAGATTTCACTCAAAGAGTTTGATTATGATAATATTGATCTTGTTTTTAACGGACTAGATACGTTTTCAGAAATTTATCTTAATGGTAAACTCTTGAAGAAAACAAATAATATGTTCAGAACTTGGGAAATTCCGGTGAAGGAATATTTGAAACAAGGGAGCAATCTGCTACAGGTAAAATTTAAATCAGCGGTTAATGAGGGGAAAGAACTGGCCAAAAAAGTTCCGTTTACCATGCCTGAATCACCGCGAAGCTTTGTAAGAAAAGCCCAATATCAGTTTGGATGGGATTGGGGGCCAAGATTGGTGACAGCAGGAATCTGGAAAGATGTAAAACTGGAGTTCTGGAGAAATGCAAAGGTAAAAAATGTTCAGGTGCAGCAAAAGTCTCTTTCTGATATAGAGGCCGAGATTTCGTTTAATATGAACATTTTTGCTGAAGAAGAAGGAGAATATTTTACCTGGTTTAACTTAAACAGAGGAATGCATAAATTTCATCTCAATAAAGGGCTGAACACGATTATTCTTCCTTATAAAATTAAGGATCCTAAGAGATGGCAGCCAAACGGAAGAGGAAAGCCTGATGTATATACAACAAAAATTTCTTTGTATAAAAAAGGTGGGAGAATTATTCGAGACATTAACGTTACGTATGGGCTGAGAGATATTGAACTTATTCAGGAAAAAGATGAAAAAGGAAAATCATTTTACTTTAAAGTCAATGGAAATCCTTTGTATATTAAAGGAACCAACTGGATTCCTGCAGACAGCTTTTCTCCGAGAATCACCAAAGAAAAATATCAGAAACTGATTAAAGCTGCCAAAGACGCTAATATGAACATGATTCGTATTTGGGGTGGTGGAATTTATGAAGATGAAGAATTCTATAAAGCCTGTGACGAAAACGGTATTCTGGTTTGGCAGGATTTTATGTTTGCGGGAAGCTTTTATCCAGCTAATAATGAGTTTCTGGACAATGTGAAAGAAGAAGTAAAAGATCAGATCAACAGGCTTCAAAACCATCCGTCCATTGCGTTATGGTGTGGAAATAATGAAATTGATGAAGCTATTGTCAATTGGGGCTATCAGAAGCAGTTTAAGTATTCAAAAGAAGATTCCTTACAGGTATGGAAAGATTATAAGAAGGTGTTTCATGAAGTGATTCCCAATATGATGAAGCAAAATCTTACACCCGATAAAAACCTGTACTGGCCAAGTTCTCCATCAATAGGATGGGGACATAAAGAAAGCCTTACAGAAGGAGATTCTCATTATTGGGGAGTTTGGTGGGGTGAGCAGCCTTTTGAAATTTATAATGAAAAAATAGGCCGTTTTATGTCTGAATACGGATTTCAGGGAATGCCAACGCTAGCCACAACAAAATCAATGTTCTCAGGAGTTTCTGACTTAGATTTACAAACCCCAACCATTAAAGCTCATGAAAAGCATGCAAGAGGTTGGGAAATTATCGATAAATATATGGAACAGGACTATAAAATCCCGAGAGGTTTTGTGAAGTACAATTATGTTTCCCAGTTATTACAGGCTAGGGGAATGCAGATTGCAATTGAAGCACATCGCCGTGCAAAACCTTATAATATGGGAACATTATCATGGCAGCTTAATGATTGCTGGCCGGTAGTTTCATGGTCTTCCATTGATTATTTAGGAAATTGGAAGGCATTTCACTATCAGTCAAAAAGAAGCTTTGAACCGATATTGAGCTCTGTTGCAGAAGGTGACAAAACTTATGAAATATATTTGATCAGCGATTTGTTAAAAGAAATAAAGGCTGATGTAAAATTTGAACTTATAGATTTTGAAGGAAAGCTGCTATGGAAATCCAATGTCATCAAGAATCTAAAGGCTGATGTAAGTGAAAATATCTTTACTATCAACAAAGCTGATTGGGCAAAATTTGATCTATCTAAAGCTGTTTTAAAAATAAGTTCAAACAGTGAAAATGCAAAATTTGAAAAGCTTTTCTTTCCAACAAAACCTAAGGATTTGAAACTCTCAAAACCCAATATTATCATTAAAAAAATATCACCAACGGAAATTGAAATTTCCACGGATATTCTCGCAAAAGACCTCTATTTTATCGGAGATGCCCATTTCAGTGATAACTTTTTTGATCTATTGCCAGGAACTTCAAAAAGAATTATTCTTTCCAGATCTTTGGAGAAAGTTGAAGCGATGAGCTTGTTTGATACTTTTTGA
- a CDS encoding AEC family transporter, translating into MVNFVLIAVCIIAGMVFKATKSIHPDAHKGINTWILYLALPAVSFKYLPKVHWTTEMLFPIAATFLISVFCFFYVMFYSKSRGYSRRSRSTLELASGYSNTSFIGFPLISAFYGEGLLSIAIICDQTMFFALSTLGIIAAVKGGSKSGKVSAAFIFKRLITFPPLIGCISALVLSQFIDLTFAEPLFDKLAATVSPLALFSVGLQLKFNGWKKLIPQMSASMLYKLILAPAIVLGMALLLGIKGDVAKITVFEAAMPTLVTSSIIAEQFRLNTKLTNLIIGVSIIVGFFTSAMWYEITQFLF; encoded by the coding sequence ATGGTAAATTTTGTTCTGATTGCAGTATGTATTATTGCAGGAATGGTATTCAAAGCAACAAAATCTATCCACCCGGATGCCCATAAGGGGATCAATACATGGATTCTTTATCTTGCTCTACCGGCAGTTTCATTTAAATATCTCCCTAAAGTACATTGGACAACGGAAATGCTTTTTCCGATTGCAGCCACTTTTTTAATCTCTGTATTTTGTTTCTTTTATGTAATGTTTTACAGTAAAAGTCGGGGATATTCCAGGCGCTCAAGAAGTACTTTAGAATTGGCAAGCGGGTACAGTAACACCTCTTTCATCGGATTTCCTTTGATTAGTGCTTTCTATGGTGAAGGTCTTCTGAGTATTGCAATTATATGCGATCAAACGATGTTTTTTGCCCTTTCAACACTAGGAATTATTGCGGCTGTGAAAGGAGGAAGTAAGTCAGGAAAAGTGAGTGCAGCATTTATTTTTAAAAGATTAATTACTTTTCCGCCACTAATAGGCTGTATTTCTGCTTTGGTATTATCTCAGTTCATCGATTTAACCTTTGCAGAACCTCTTTTTGATAAATTAGCGGCTACAGTAAGCCCATTAGCTTTATTTTCTGTTGGTTTACAGCTAAAGTTTAATGGTTGGAAAAAACTGATCCCGCAAATGTCTGCTTCCATGTTGTATAAACTGATTCTGGCACCTGCAATTGTATTGGGAATGGCTTTATTATTAGGAATAAAAGGAGATGTGGCAAAAATTACCGTATTTGAAGCAGCAATGCCTACTTTGGTGACATCCAGTATTATTGCAGAACAGTTCAGGCTGAATACAAAACTCACCAACCTCATTATTGGAGTAAGCATTATTGTAGGGTTTTTTACTTCAGCAATGTGGTATGAGATTACCCAGTTTCTTTTTTGA